Proteins from a single region of uncultured Fusobacterium sp.:
- a CDS encoding creatininase family protein has protein sequence MEISNVPAKEAMEFIQKEPIAMIAIGSVEYHGAQAPLGTDYIIPDYIVKELSKRDDVLALPPIPYGNCQSIKNFPGTINIGTENLIRVLNSITESLLRHGVKKFIFVNGHGGNIAALDQVGLDTFEKGGIVATIDWWNLAKLLNKDYDGGHGDIQETSVAMAVDKQSVNLSYCEPLIINDLSEEIKNKYISLLTYKNGTVKIVRDFKSVVPHGWIGPYDPKNSTKELGERILKDVIQYIGDFVEEFKKVER, from the coding sequence ATGGAGATAAGTAATGTACCTGCAAAAGAAGCTATGGAGTTTATACAAAAGGAACCAATAGCTATGATTGCTATAGGAAGTGTAGAATATCATGGAGCTCAGGCTCCTTTAGGAACTGATTATATAATTCCAGATTATATAGTTAAAGAATTATCAAAAAGGGATGATGTTTTAGCTTTACCTCCAATTCCATATGGAAACTGTCAATCAATTAAAAATTTTCCTGGAACAATTAATATAGGAACAGAAAATTTGATTAGAGTTTTAAATTCAATTACTGAATCCTTATTGAGACATGGAGTTAAAAAATTTATATTTGTAAATGGACATGGAGGAAATATAGCAGCTTTGGATCAAGTTGGATTAGACACCTTTGAAAAAGGAGGAATAGTAGCTACAATAGATTGGTGGAATTTGGCTAAACTTTTAAATAAAGATTATGATGGAGGACATGGAGATATTCAAGAAACTAGTGTAGCTATGGCAGTAGATAAACAATCAGTAAATCTTTCATATTGTGAACCATTGATTATAAATGATCTTTCAGAAGAAATCAAAAACAAATATATTTCACTTTTAACATATAAAAATGGTACAGTTAAAATAGTGAGAGATTTTAAAAGTGTAGTTCCTCATGGTTGGATAGGACCGTATGATCCTAAAAATTCTACTAAAGAGTTAGGAGAAAGAATTTTAAAAGATGTAATTCAATATATAGGAGATTTTGTAGAAGAGTTTAAAAAAGTAGAAAGATAA
- a CDS encoding copper homeostasis protein CutC — MIKEACVESLIDAIEAEKRGADRIELCDNLSQGGTTPSYGTIKLALSTLKIPVFPIIRPRGGDFYYTPAEIEVIKEDIKICKSLGAKGVVLGILTADKKIDFKTLAEFIELAKPMEVTFHKAIDELEDPTLVIDELINLGVKRILSSGTKPTALEGKDILNKMIEKAGDRLTIVVAGKVTKEILPEVSSLIPAKEYHGKVIV, encoded by the coding sequence ATGATTAAAGAAGCTTGTGTTGAATCACTTATTGATGCTATTGAAGCTGAAAAAAGAGGAGCAGATAGAATAGAACTATGTGATAATTTATCTCAAGGAGGAACTACTCCATCTTATGGAACTATCAAGTTAGCTCTTTCAACACTTAAAATACCTGTTTTCCCTATAATAAGACCTAGAGGAGGAGATTTTTATTATACTCCAGCTGAAATTGAAGTTATAAAAGAAGATATTAAAATTTGTAAATCTCTAGGAGCTAAAGGAGTTGTATTAGGAATTCTTACAGCAGATAAAAAAATTGATTTTAAAACTCTTGCTGAATTTATAGAATTAGCAAAACCTATGGAAGTAACTTTCCATAAAGCTATTGATGAATTAGAAGATCCAACTTTAGTTATTGATGAGCTAATTAATCTTGGAGTTAAAAGAATTCTTTCTTCTGGAACAAAACCTACTGCTTTAGAAGGAAAAGATATACTTAATAAAATGATTGAAAAAGCTGGAGATAGATTAACTATTGTTGTAGCTGGAAAAGTTACAAAAGAAATTCTGCCAGAAGTTTCATCTTTAATTCCTGCTAAAGAGTATCATGGAAAAGTTATTGTTTAA